The Opitutales bacterium ASA1 genome window below encodes:
- a CDS encoding DUF72 domain-containing protein — protein sequence MDYGVRIGCPLWAHAPWVGRFFTADARREDFLPQYASVFATTEGNATFYGLPSADTVARWASEAPTGFRFCFKFPRTVTHERALVDVAAPIDEFFDRLAPLATRLGPFFLQLPATFGPDRLPTLARCLRSLSPRFHYAVEVRHPAFFDEGPHERALDDLLATHGVDRVIFDTRTLFATTATDADTRDALRKKPRVPVRFTATGRRPFVRFVGDPDTNANAAVFDSWGHVLARWLTEGREPYFFVHHPDDLHAPALARLAQARWHALAPDTFPAPPAWPAETRGQLSLF from the coding sequence GTGGACTACGGCGTACGCATCGGCTGCCCGCTCTGGGCGCACGCACCGTGGGTCGGTCGGTTCTTCACCGCCGACGCGCGGCGCGAGGACTTTCTACCGCAATACGCCTCCGTCTTCGCCACGACGGAAGGCAACGCCACCTTCTACGGACTGCCCTCGGCCGACACCGTCGCGCGGTGGGCCTCCGAGGCTCCAACCGGTTTCCGCTTTTGCTTCAAGTTTCCCCGCACGGTCACGCACGAGCGCGCGCTGGTCGACGTCGCTGCGCCGATCGACGAGTTCTTCGACCGGCTCGCCCCGCTCGCCACGAGGCTCGGACCTTTCTTCCTCCAACTCCCGGCCACCTTCGGCCCCGACCGGCTGCCGACCCTCGCACGCTGCCTGCGCTCGCTGTCTCCACGGTTCCACTACGCGGTGGAAGTGCGGCATCCGGCCTTCTTCGACGAAGGTCCACACGAACGCGCGCTCGACGACCTGCTCGCGACGCACGGCGTCGATCGCGTGATCTTCGACACCCGCACGCTCTTCGCCACCACCGCAACCGATGCGGACACGCGGGACGCCTTGCGCAAGAAACCACGCGTGCCCGTCCGCTTCACTGCCACGGGACGCCGCCCCTTCGTGCGCTTCGTCGGAGATCCCGACACGAACGCCAACGCTGCCGTATTCGATTCTTGGGGACACGTCCTCGCCCGCTGGCTCACCGAAGGTCGTGAGCCGTACTTCTTCGTCCATCACCCCGACGACCTCCACGCACCTGCCCTCGCCCGCCTCGCCCAAGCACGCTGGCACGCGCTCGCGCCCGACACGTTTCCCGCACCACCCGCTTGGCCGGCCGAGACCCGGGGACAACTCTCGCTCTTCTGA
- a CDS encoding DNA-3-methyladenine glycosylase I translates to MPVFPLDRRGGPRGSADVSSDVRKRCFWCGTDPLYVEYHDREWGVPVREDRKLFEFLVLEGAQAGLSWITVLRKREAYRSAFAEFDPERVARFDGRKIERLLANPGIVRNRLKVESAVKNARAFLAVQEEFGSFSAYQWRFVDGKPIRNGFRTRDEVPARTAVSDAMSKDLRARGFSFVGSTIVYAHMQAVGMVDDHLVECFRHAELAGG, encoded by the coding sequence GTGCCTGTGTTCCCGCTTGACCGTCGTGGCGGTCCGCGCGGGAGTGCCGACGTGTCGAGCGACGTGCGCAAAAGGTGTTTCTGGTGCGGGACGGATCCGCTCTACGTCGAGTATCACGATCGCGAGTGGGGCGTGCCCGTGCGCGAGGACCGGAAACTGTTCGAGTTTCTCGTGCTCGAAGGCGCGCAGGCGGGGTTGAGTTGGATCACCGTGTTGCGCAAGCGCGAGGCCTACCGGAGTGCGTTCGCGGAGTTCGATCCGGAGCGCGTGGCACGCTTCGACGGGCGAAAGATCGAGCGGCTTCTCGCGAATCCCGGCATCGTGCGGAACCGGCTCAAGGTCGAATCGGCGGTGAAGAACGCGCGGGCTTTTCTGGCGGTGCAGGAGGAGTTCGGAAGTTTCTCCGCCTACCAGTGGCGTTTCGTGGACGGGAAACCGATCAGGAACGGCTTCCGGACTCGCGACGAAGTGCCGGCACGGACCGCGGTGTCGGATGCGATGAGCAAGGATCTGCGCGCGCGGGGTTTCTCGTTCGTCGGTTCCACGATCGTGTATGCGCACATGCAGGCGGTGGGGATGGTCGACGATCACCTCGTGGAGTGCTTCCGCCACGCGGAACTCGCGGGCGGGTGA
- a CDS encoding beta-galactosidase GalA, with product MRLVTLVLLLLAFPAASPAQRLAPSPTEPPASALVGRERIRLDDGWRFALGHASDFARDFNHGTSYFSYLAKTGYGDGPASPSFDDRTWRDVRIPHDWGVELPFDPRGQASHGYKPLGRGFPETSLGWYRRTFHIPESDLGRRIRIEFDGVYRAARVFVNGFFVGEEPSGYLPVSYDVSEYLNYGGDNLVAVRVDATMPEGWYYEGAGIYRHAWLSKTSPLHVRRHGTWVRSEPNEDHSLAELRIQNTVTNAGRTPAAFTVGLAVFGPGAVPGRDAPLVELATTPSEPIAPGAERIEETSLTLRDPRLWDVVSPELYTLVTTILMGDREVDRTETRFGIRSIRFDPDRGFFLNGRHVLLKGTNNHQDHAGVGVAVPDALQEFRLRRLMEMGANTYRTAHHPPTPELLEACDRLGILVVNENRLMGVNDYHLGQLERLILRDRNHPSVILWSIGNEEWAIEGNIKGARITVPMQDFVHRIDPTRPVSAAISGGWGGISREIEVPGVNYVRQADVDRQHREFPWQAIVGTEETTTQGTRGIYFDDRERAHLSPQEDGSSGGNAESGLRFYAERPFAAGVIYWTGFDYRGEPTPFGWPAIGTQFGILDTCGFPKDGFHYLRAWWTDEPVLHVFPHWNWPGREGTPIEVRVHSNHDEVELLHNGTSLGRQSVRRLHHLKWTVPYAPGRLEARGFRDGRQVATTIVETTGEPTAVALVPDRTTIAADGRDVAVFTVEARDAAGRLVPTAALRVAFAVSGPGRVIGVGNGDPSCHEPDVFFASVRGEKLGTWQAPDASIREGALSFEATFDRPTLTDGEHVTLLLAALGPAQTVTLNDTVLHHHAAPAALRAPVSLDLAALRPTGNTIRIEAPARYTDWGARETLFQIHPAVLRFSRPAPQWTRSTFNGLAQVIVQSTGEPGTITLHATSPDASAAESSITAR from the coding sequence ATGCGACTCGTCACCCTCGTCCTTCTCCTCCTCGCCTTCCCGGCCGCCTCGCCCGCACAACGCCTCGCGCCTTCCCCGACCGAACCTCCCGCTTCCGCCCTCGTCGGCCGCGAGCGCATCCGGCTCGACGACGGCTGGCGCTTCGCGCTCGGACACGCCTCCGACTTCGCCCGCGACTTCAACCACGGCACGAGTTACTTCTCCTACCTCGCCAAGACCGGCTACGGCGACGGCCCCGCCTCTCCCAGCTTCGACGATCGCACGTGGCGCGACGTGCGCATCCCGCACGATTGGGGCGTCGAACTTCCCTTCGATCCGCGCGGACAGGCGAGCCACGGCTACAAACCTCTCGGGCGCGGTTTCCCCGAGACCAGCCTCGGCTGGTACCGCCGCACCTTTCACATCCCGGAGAGCGACCTCGGCCGCCGCATTCGCATCGAGTTCGACGGCGTCTACCGCGCCGCGCGCGTGTTCGTGAACGGCTTCTTCGTCGGCGAAGAACCCAGCGGCTACCTTCCCGTGAGCTACGACGTGAGCGAATACCTCAACTACGGCGGAGACAACCTCGTCGCCGTCCGCGTCGACGCCACCATGCCCGAAGGCTGGTACTACGAAGGCGCCGGCATCTACCGCCACGCGTGGTTGAGCAAGACATCCCCGTTGCATGTCCGTCGCCACGGCACGTGGGTGCGTTCCGAGCCGAACGAAGACCACTCGCTCGCCGAGTTGCGTATCCAGAATACGGTGACGAACGCCGGTCGCACGCCCGCGGCCTTCACCGTCGGCCTCGCCGTCTTCGGCCCCGGTGCCGTGCCCGGTCGCGACGCTCCTCTCGTGGAGCTCGCGACAACCCCGTCCGAACCGATCGCGCCCGGTGCAGAACGCATCGAGGAAACGTCTCTCACGCTGCGCGACCCGCGCCTCTGGGACGTCGTTTCCCCCGAACTCTACACGCTCGTGACGACGATTCTCATGGGCGACCGCGAGGTCGATCGCACCGAGACCCGCTTCGGCATTCGCAGCATCCGCTTCGATCCCGATCGCGGATTCTTCCTCAACGGGAGACACGTGTTGTTGAAAGGTACGAACAACCACCAGGACCACGCCGGCGTCGGCGTCGCCGTGCCCGACGCGCTGCAGGAGTTTCGGCTGCGCCGTCTCATGGAAATGGGAGCCAACACCTACCGCACCGCGCACCATCCGCCGACGCCGGAGCTGCTCGAGGCCTGCGACCGACTCGGCATCCTCGTCGTGAACGAGAACCGCCTCATGGGCGTCAACGACTACCACCTCGGCCAACTCGAGCGCCTCATCCTCCGCGACCGTAACCACCCCAGCGTCATCCTCTGGTCGATCGGCAACGAAGAGTGGGCGATCGAAGGCAACATCAAGGGCGCCCGCATCACCGTGCCGATGCAGGACTTCGTCCACCGAATCGACCCCACGCGCCCCGTGTCTGCCGCGATCAGCGGCGGTTGGGGCGGCATCTCCCGCGAGATCGAGGTGCCCGGCGTGAACTACGTGCGCCAAGCCGACGTCGACCGGCAGCACCGCGAGTTCCCCTGGCAGGCGATCGTCGGCACCGAGGAAACGACCACTCAAGGCACCCGCGGCATCTACTTCGACGATCGCGAACGCGCGCACCTCTCGCCCCAAGAGGACGGTTCCTCCGGCGGTAATGCCGAGAGCGGCTTGCGCTTCTACGCCGAGCGCCCCTTCGCCGCCGGTGTCATCTACTGGACCGGTTTCGACTACCGCGGCGAACCCACGCCCTTCGGCTGGCCAGCCATCGGCACGCAGTTCGGCATCCTCGACACGTGCGGGTTCCCCAAGGACGGCTTCCACTACCTGCGTGCATGGTGGACCGACGAACCCGTCCTCCACGTGTTCCCCCACTGGAACTGGCCCGGCCGCGAAGGCACGCCGATCGAAGTTCGCGTCCACTCGAATCACGACGAGGTGGAACTTCTCCACAACGGCACCTCGCTCGGTCGCCAATCCGTCCGGCGACTCCACCACTTGAAGTGGACCGTCCCCTACGCGCCCGGTCGCCTCGAAGCGCGCGGCTTCCGCGACGGACGGCAGGTCGCCACCACGATCGTCGAGACGACCGGCGAACCAACCGCCGTCGCCCTCGTGCCCGATCGCACCACCATCGCCGCCGACGGCCGCGACGTGGCCGTCTTCACCGTCGAGGCCCGCGACGCCGCCGGACGCCTCGTACCCACGGCGGCACTACGCGTCGCCTTCGCGGTCTCCGGTCCCGGCCGCGTCATCGGCGTGGGAAACGGCGACCCATCCTGCCACGAACCCGACGTCTTCTTCGCCTCTGTCCGCGGCGAAAAACTCGGCACGTGGCAAGCACCCGACGCCTCCATTCGCGAAGGCGCTCTGAGCTTCGAAGCAACATTCGATCGCCCGACCCTCACCGACGGCGAACACGTCACGCTTCTCCTCGCCGCCCTCGGCCCCGCGCAGACCGTGACGCTCAACGACACCGTGCTCCACCACCACGCCGCACCCGCGGCCTTGCGCGCCCCCGTCTCGCTCGACCTCGCCGCCCTGCGCCCGACCGGCAACACCATCCGCATCGAAGCCCCCGCGCGCTACACCGACTGGGGAGCGCGCGAAACCCTCTTCCAGATTCATCCCGCCGTGCTGCGCTTCTCCCGTCCCGCCCCGCAGTGGACCCGCTCGACCTTCAACGGACTCGCTCAAGTCATCGTCCAATCCACCGGCGAACCGGGCACGATCACGCTGCACGCCACGAGCCCCGACGCGAGCGCCGCCGAGTCGAGCATCACCGCCCGCTGA